In one Polaribacter sp. ALD11 genomic region, the following are encoded:
- a CDS encoding site-specific integrase, which translates to MNNFYLYLKGKRYSQSTIQTYTFFVADFVNFHTKTSLEELKNRDVELFIERVFIERDYSISSQRQFISALKIFIIFYPHTKINDLVLERPKKSRKLPNVLSQEEVLEIIRCTQNLKHRAILALIYSCGLRISELINLELIDFHIERKQLIVKNGKGRKDRYVSLADSFLPLLSNYYHSYKPKKYFVEGRNGGKYSTESVRQFLRKSCANAQIKKTVTPHTLRHSYATHLLENGVDIRYIQSLLGHAKPETTMIYTHVKRKDLMQIQNPLDVALQKLNKIDKDNENVLLSRNI; encoded by the coding sequence TTGAATAATTTCTACTTGTACTTAAAAGGGAAAAGATATAGTCAGAGCACCATACAGACTTACACTTTCTTTGTTGCAGATTTCGTTAATTTTCATACAAAAACTTCTTTAGAAGAGTTAAAAAACAGAGATGTTGAACTTTTTATTGAAAGAGTCTTTATAGAACGAGATTATTCTATTAGTTCTCAAAGACAATTTATAAGTGCTTTAAAGATATTTATAATTTTTTATCCTCACACAAAAATTAATGACTTGGTATTAGAAAGACCAAAAAAATCTAGAAAACTTCCTAATGTTTTATCTCAAGAAGAGGTGTTAGAAATCATTAGATGTACACAAAACTTAAAACACAGAGCTATTTTAGCGTTAATTTATTCTTGTGGATTAAGAATAAGTGAGTTAATAAATTTAGAGTTGATAGATTTTCATATTGAAAGAAAACAGTTAATTGTAAAAAACGGAAAGGGAAGAAAAGACAGGTACGTGAGTTTAGCAGATAGTTTTTTACCTTTATTATCAAACTATTACCATTCTTACAAACCAAAAAAATACTTTGTTGAAGGTAGAAATGGCGGAAAATATAGTACAGAAAGTGTAAGACAATTTTTAAGAAAAAGTTGTGCCAATGCTCAAATAAAAAAAACAGTTACACCACACACGTTAAGACATAGCTACGCTACTCATTTATTAGAAAACGGAGTAGATATAAGATATATACAATCACTTTTAGGACATGCAAAGCCAGAAACTACAATGATTTATACACATGTAAAGCGTAAAGATTTAATGCAAATTCAAAACCCCTTGGACGTTGCGCTACAGAAGCTAAATAAAATAGATAAAGACAATGAAAATGTTTTATTATCCCGAAATATTTAA
- a CDS encoding DUF2846 domain-containing protein produces the protein MKKNLIILFLTFTSILTYAQNNQSDFLIKKGNDTVFCKIIELKGKKVKFIESGENKSKKKNIFKFSNVNISDLSVVKNPLNLKVEKPEKGFAHIYLYRPYVYTGSALACKVEYNGEKFINIKTYSYYLHKVKAGEVHKYNWKNSKKDILEIDAKDGETYFIRGSFGASFEPWNTISSVSNGMNIFLDNPNTAKYAILTMKKESPKY, from the coding sequence ATGAAGAAAAACTTAATTATTCTATTTTTAACTTTTACATCAATTTTGACTTATGCGCAAAATAATCAATCCGATTTTTTAATTAAGAAAGGAAATGATACTGTTTTTTGTAAAATAATTGAGTTAAAAGGAAAAAAAGTTAAGTTTATTGAAAGTGGTGAAAACAAAAGTAAAAAGAAAAATATTTTCAAATTCTCTAATGTTAATATTTCTGACTTATCAGTTGTTAAAAATCCATTGAATTTGAAAGTTGAAAAACCTGAAAAAGGATTCGCACATATTTACCTTTATAGACCATATGTATATACTGGATCAGCATTAGCCTGTAAAGTTGAATATAATGGAGAAAAATTCATTAATATTAAAACCTATAGTTATTACTTACATAAGGTTAAAGCAGGAGAAGTTCATAAGTATAATTGGAAAAACAGCAAAAAGGATATTTTAGAAATTGATGCTAAAGATGGGGAGACCTACTTCATAAGAGGTTCATTTGGAGCAAGTTTTGAGCCTTGGAATACTATCTCAAGTGTTAGTAACGGAATGAATATTTTTCTTGACAATCCAAATACAGCAAAGTATGCAATTTTAACAATGAAAAAAGAAAGCCCAAAATATTAA